The bacterium genome contains the following window.
CGCTGTCTTTTGGCTGGCCAGGACATTCCTCTCCGGTGATATGCACAGACCTTGTGATAGTAAACTCATCAAGGAATCCGAGGATAGATGCATCCCAAGGTTCATCACCCCAAAGTCCACCTTCCAATCACCCCCAAAAGATGATACCAGACTGCCACAGGTAGTAAATTACCTCCTGAATACTCGATCTATTCCCCTGCCCCTGATAAAATCTCTCATTCATTCAGGCAAACTCTATGCTGATATAAAAGGTAATGCAGTTTTTTTACTCCTTGGAAAAGAAAAAAAGGTGGTAGGTGCTGAACTTCGAGGAACCACTCGGATACGGTGGCGAGGTATGGCTCCTGGATCGAGAAAGGACCTGGGCTACTTCTGTGTCGAAAACCCCTCTGCCAAAAATATGGTACTTTGCGAATCTGCCATCGATGCTATCTCCTTTTTTGCCCTTTGCCCCACTTTCCTGGCTGTGTCAACAGCAGGTGCCAATCCAAACCCTCTCTGGCTGGCACCGTTTATCGATAACGGATATGAGATTTATTGCGGATTCGAT
Protein-coding sequences here:
- a CDS encoding DUF3991 and TOPRIM domain-containing protein, which gives rise to MSDTFNEIKNKANLVRQIDLVSVLKLIEAVQDKSDKHKWHTSQGVISVSGTKFINWNKGIGGGGAIDLAIHLNNFDFKTAVFWLARTFLSGDMHRPCDSKLIKESEDRCIPRFITPKSTFQSPPKDDTRLPQVVNYLLNTRSIPLPLIKSLIHSGKLYADIKGNAVFLLLGKEKKVVGAELRGTTRIRWRGMAPGSRKDLGYFCVENPSAKNMVLCESAIDAISFFALCPTFLAVSTAGANPNPLWLAPFIDNGYEIYCGFDSDETGDRLAQKMIALYPTVKRLRPSKHDWNDVLIDKSRS